The following are encoded together in the Planctomycetota bacterium genome:
- a CDS encoding HD domain-containing protein, with protein MAQSRERQAEAEINELQKRLNERAHSLTDSERLVTHLQKSLVVDGQLHRNRVDGLVAVGIELNKVQDIHLLMDRILSEARQLIGADAGTIFITEQNVLRFAYTQNDTLSRRSPKVDSPRLSSYLLPAGAGSIAGWVGVSGESINIPDAYALDPGSPFQFDASFDRLTGYRTQSVLALPLRTSLGRAVGVLQLLNAMDSEGRARPRFTDADQALLSHFASIATVAIERTQLTESIITRMLRMTETRDPIETGQHIDRVAGISAALFEEWAHRRGLSGPAFERQRDRLRIAARLHDVGKIGISDTILKKTEKLDPSEYEMVKRHVLIGARFFLDQPTEFDESSRDVALNHHERWDGGGYPGYVDLDGKLLLDPVTKQPRLGGKKGEDIPLFARVVSLADVFDALSNKRCYKEAWAERRVLDTIRGESGKQFDPELVEIFFAKLSVIRDIRQLHPDA; from the coding sequence ATGGCCCAGTCGCGGGAGCGCCAGGCCGAGGCGGAGATCAACGAGCTGCAGAAGCGCCTGAACGAGCGTGCCCATTCGCTTACCGACAGCGAGCGCCTGGTGACACATCTGCAGAAGTCGCTGGTGGTCGACGGGCAGCTGCATCGCAACCGCGTCGACGGACTGGTCGCGGTCGGCATCGAGCTCAACAAGGTGCAGGACATCCATCTGCTGATGGACCGGATCCTGAGCGAGGCCCGTCAGCTCATCGGCGCCGACGCGGGGACCATCTTCATCACCGAACAGAATGTGCTGCGCTTCGCCTACACGCAGAACGACACGCTCTCGCGGCGCTCCCCCAAGGTCGATTCGCCGCGCCTCTCCAGTTACCTGCTGCCCGCCGGCGCCGGATCGATCGCCGGATGGGTGGGCGTGAGCGGCGAGAGCATCAACATCCCCGACGCGTATGCATTGGATCCGGGCAGCCCCTTCCAGTTCGACGCCTCCTTCGACCGGCTCACCGGCTACCGCACCCAGAGCGTGCTGGCCCTGCCGCTGCGCACCAGCCTGGGCCGCGCCGTGGGCGTGCTGCAGCTGCTCAACGCCATGGACAGCGAGGGCCGCGCTCGACCGCGCTTCACCGACGCCGACCAGGCCCTGCTCTCGCACTTCGCCAGCATCGCGACGGTGGCGATCGAGCGCACCCAGCTGACCGAGAGCATCATCACCCGCATGCTGCGGATGACCGAGACCCGCGATCCCATCGAGACCGGGCAGCACATCGACCGCGTCGCCGGCATCTCCGCAGCGCTCTTCGAGGAGTGGGCGCACCGGCGCGGGCTCTCCGGCCCCGCCTTCGAGCGGCAGCGCGACCGGCTGCGGATCGCGGCGCGGCTGCACGACGTGGGCAAGATCGGCATCTCAGACACCATCCTGAAGAAGACGGAGAAGCTGGACCCGAGCGAGTACGAGATGGTGAAGCGCCACGTGCTGATCGGGGCGCGCTTCTTCCTGGACCAGCCGACGGAGTTCGACGAGTCCTCGCGCGACGTGGCCCTGAACCACCACGAGCGCTGGGATGGCGGCGGCTACCCCGGCTATGTGGACCTGGACGGCAAGCTGCTGCTGGATCCGGTCACCAAGCAGCCGCGCCTTGGCGGCAAGAAGGGCGAGGACATTCCCCTCTTCGCGCGGGTGGTCTCGCTGGCTGACGTCTTCGACGCCCTCTCGAACAAGCGCTGCTACAAGGAGGCGTGGGCGGAGCGCCGCGTGCTGGACACGATCCGCGGCGAGTCGGGCAAGCAGTTCGACCCGGAGCTGGTGGAGATCTTCTTCGCCAAGCTCTCGGTGATCCGCGACATCCGCCAGCTGCATCCGGACGCCTGA
- a CDS encoding SpoIIE family protein phosphatase yields the protein MSNPEAVRPVHPMKTIVLLVDDQMIIAAAVHKMLQSQPDWEFHYCNDGTKAVEMALALRPTVILQDLVMPETDGLSLVPEYRKHPELAETPLVVLSSLEVAETKAKAFALGANDYLVKLPDPVEVIARIKHHSDGYKAALERNAAYAALAASEKHLQEEAKRAAEYVRSLLPDPIAKGAATAQWKFVPSESLGGDAFGYHWLDESRMAIYLLDVCGHGVGPALLGVSAMNTIRGGAIPGRDMRDPAAVLEGLNDLYPMAQHNDMFFTLWYGILDVDAATLKWCGGGHPPALVVGPDGALTRLPSQGLMIGAATGIPYDSSEVKLQPNSKIFVYSDGIFEITKPDNTMTSLEDYIAEVGKLHAKPDPLASMVAWGQAAQGTAQFVDDVSLLEIRFNP from the coding sequence ATGAGTAACCCCGAAGCCGTCCGCCCCGTCCATCCCATGAAGACCATCGTGCTGCTGGTGGACGACCAGATGATCATTGCCGCGGCGGTGCACAAGATGCTGCAGTCGCAGCCCGACTGGGAGTTCCACTACTGCAACGACGGCACCAAGGCCGTCGAGATGGCGCTGGCCCTGCGGCCCACCGTGATCCTGCAGGATCTGGTGATGCCCGAGACCGACGGACTCTCGCTGGTGCCGGAGTACCGCAAGCATCCCGAGCTGGCGGAGACGCCGCTGGTGGTGCTCTCCTCGCTCGAAGTGGCCGAGACCAAGGCCAAGGCCTTTGCACTGGGCGCCAACGACTACCTGGTGAAGCTGCCCGACCCGGTCGAGGTGATCGCGCGGATCAAGCACCACTCGGACGGCTACAAGGCGGCGCTGGAGCGCAACGCGGCCTACGCGGCGCTGGCCGCCAGCGAGAAGCACCTGCAGGAAGAGGCCAAGCGCGCCGCGGAATACGTGCGCTCATTGCTGCCCGATCCCATCGCCAAGGGCGCCGCGACGGCGCAGTGGAAATTCGTTCCCAGCGAAAGCCTGGGCGGCGACGCCTTCGGCTATCACTGGCTGGACGAGTCGCGCATGGCGATCTATCTGCTGGACGTCTGCGGCCACGGCGTCGGTCCGGCGCTGCTGGGGGTGAGCGCCATGAACACGATCCGCGGCGGCGCGATTCCCGGCCGCGACATGCGCGACCCTGCGGCCGTGCTGGAGGGACTCAACGACCTCTACCCGATGGCCCAGCACAACGACATGTTCTTCACGCTCTGGTATGGCATTCTGGATGTCGACGCGGCGACATTGAAGTGGTGCGGCGGCGGCCATCCGCCGGCGCTGGTGGTGGGGCCGGATGGAGCGCTCACGCGGCTCCCCTCGCAGGGGCTGATGATCGGCGCCGCCACCGGCATTCCCTATGACTCGAGCGAGGTCAAGCTGCAGCCCAACTCCAAGATCTTCGTCTACAGCGACGGCATCTTTGAGATCACCAAGCCTGACAACACCATGACCTCGCTGGAGGACTACATCGCCGAGGTTGGCAAACTCCACGCCAAGCCCGACCCGCTGGCGAGCATGGTGGCCTGGGGTCAGGCCGCGCAGGGCACAGCGCAGTTCGTGGACGACGTGAGCCTGCTCGAGATCCGCTTCAATCCGTGA
- the cheB gene encoding chemotaxis-specific protein-glutamate methyltransferase CheB translates to MKIAVVNDLKIALHALTHIVQGIPGVTLAWTALDGEEAVSKCAADRPDLVLMDLIMPKMDGVEATRRIMKESPCAILVVTATIEGNSGRVFEALGAGALDAVETPRFEQALDGPGGDPLRTKIAQIRRNQKIERQPPREVAVPAHTAGDRASAAPMVLLGASTGGPQALATVLRSFKSPMNFGVVLVQHLDAAFIAGFRNWLGQETGLGIKAAAPGDRVAPGYVYVASSNRHLMLTAGGVFIESDQPADALHKPSVDALMLSAAGTSLQGAAALLTGMGRDGAAGLLALRQSGWSTIAQDAATSVVWGMPGAAAQCQAAEQVLPIDKIGPALQNALTRKQNLRHE, encoded by the coding sequence ATGAAGATCGCCGTGGTCAATGACTTGAAGATCGCGCTGCACGCGCTGACCCACATCGTGCAGGGCATTCCCGGTGTGACGCTGGCTTGGACCGCGCTGGACGGCGAGGAGGCGGTGTCCAAGTGCGCCGCCGACCGGCCCGACCTGGTGCTGATGGACCTGATCATGCCGAAGATGGACGGCGTGGAAGCCACCCGCCGGATCATGAAGGAAAGCCCCTGCGCGATTCTGGTGGTCACGGCGACCATCGAGGGGAATTCCGGCCGCGTCTTCGAGGCCCTGGGCGCCGGGGCGCTGGACGCCGTCGAGACGCCGCGCTTCGAGCAGGCGCTGGATGGCCCGGGCGGCGACCCCCTGCGGACCAAGATTGCCCAGATCCGGCGCAATCAGAAGATCGAGCGGCAGCCGCCGAGGGAAGTCGCGGTGCCCGCCCACACTGCGGGCGATCGCGCGTCCGCCGCGCCGATGGTTTTGCTGGGGGCCAGCACCGGCGGGCCGCAGGCGCTGGCGACCGTGCTGCGCTCCTTCAAGTCGCCGATGAATTTCGGCGTGGTGCTGGTCCAGCATCTGGACGCGGCCTTCATCGCGGGGTTCCGCAACTGGCTGGGACAGGAGACGGGGCTGGGCATCAAGGCCGCAGCACCCGGAGACCGCGTGGCGCCGGGCTATGTCTATGTGGCCTCATCCAACCGTCACCTGATGCTCACCGCCGGCGGCGTCTTCATCGAATCGGATCAACCCGCCGACGCGCTGCACAAGCCGAGCGTTGACGCGCTGATGCTCTCCGCCGCGGGCACCTCGCTGCAGGGCGCCGCGGCGCTGCTGACCGGCATGGGCCGCGACGGCGCGGCGGGACTGCTCGCCCTGCGCCAATCGGGATGGTCGACCATCGCCCAGGACGCCGCGACCAGCGTGGTCTGGGGCATGCCCGGAGCCGCCGCACAATGCCAGGCCGCCGAGCAGGTCCTGCCCATCGACAAGATCGGACCCGCCCTGCAAAACGCCTTGACCCGAAAGCAGAATCTCCGCCATGAGTAA
- a CDS encoding FAD:protein FMN transferase yields the protein MAPLTALLCLVPLLQTTAPQQPAAGPQRFHFQEVHLGAPVEITLYAQTEPAARVAARAAFDEIAQWESALSDYSQESEVARLPKSVGAPVHVGPRLAKALSLSMEFHLASGGAFDPALGRLTTLWRTAFRTSAMPSAAELADAREHSGARHIAWDAAAGTVALKLEGVQLDFGGIGQGLAADGAMAALRAQGVSSALIDISGDILAGDPPPGAEGWRVRVEPEFPGGVVRSFVLANRALCVSGDRGQPGHIDGKTFSHILDPATGAPIDTPRQSVALAPSAAVADALATIACVMPTEKLRTFAKQYPDAEIAIERKPRDGGTQWIQRGKR from the coding sequence ATGGCTCCCCTGACCGCCCTGCTCTGCCTGGTTCCGCTGCTGCAAACAACAGCGCCGCAGCAGCCGGCCGCGGGGCCGCAGCGATTCCATTTTCAGGAGGTTCATCTTGGCGCCCCGGTGGAGATCACGCTCTACGCACAGACGGAGCCCGCCGCGCGGGTAGCGGCCAGGGCGGCCTTCGACGAGATCGCGCAATGGGAGAGCGCGCTGAGCGACTACTCGCAGGAGTCGGAGGTCGCGCGGCTGCCCAAGTCCGTCGGTGCGCCGGTGCATGTTGGACCGCGCCTGGCCAAGGCGCTTTCTTTGTCGATGGAATTCCACCTCGCATCCGGCGGAGCGTTCGATCCCGCACTGGGGCGGCTGACCACGTTGTGGCGAACGGCCTTTCGAACCTCCGCCATGCCCAGTGCGGCCGAGCTGGCCGACGCCCGCGAGCATTCGGGGGCCCGGCACATCGCGTGGGACGCGGCGGCGGGCACCGTGGCTTTGAAGTTGGAGGGAGTGCAGCTGGATTTCGGCGGCATCGGCCAGGGACTGGCCGCCGACGGGGCCATGGCGGCGCTGCGGGCGCAGGGCGTCTCCTCTGCGCTCATCGACATCAGCGGCGACATCCTCGCGGGCGATCCCCCGCCCGGCGCCGAGGGGTGGCGCGTCCGGGTCGAGCCGGAGTTTCCCGGCGGCGTCGTGCGATCTTTTGTGCTGGCCAACCGCGCCCTGTGCGTCAGCGGTGACCGCGGCCAGCCGGGGCACATCGATGGCAAGACCTTTTCGCACATCCTCGATCCCGCGACGGGCGCACCGATTGACACGCCGCGACAATCCGTCGCACTGGCGCCCAGTGCCGCGGTCGCGGACGCCCTTGCCACCATCGCCTGCGTCATGCCGACCGAGAAACTGCGGACCTTCGCGAAGCAATACCCCGACGCGGAAATCGCCATCGAGCGCAAGCCGCGCGACGGCGGAACGCAGTGGATCCAGCGCGGCAAGCGCTAG
- a CDS encoding hybrid sensor histidine kinase/response regulator yields MSSFGGFDLFELFRAEIETHGAALNEGLLRLEKNPADVQPVDALMRAAHSIKGAARVIGLDLAVDLAHHMEDCLVSIQKKKEACTPERVEQLLGGTDILTQLSALKEAELPEWKSRNAAEINSLVTALSGAAHAAPVAEKPAAPMDAAPKDADNTATKDAKNSEPAREFVESTPVPAPTPLAPPRPSPKSSQQPLQTVEKSSAAVSPSAGAATEVRTVRVNAENLDRMMRLAGESMVEGKRFPQIRRGLREMKSQLRFARDSFESAVKRRDATEIANSLSRLAGIEGSLTKHAEFLENVFRRTEEVGTRLYHEVIGSRMRPFGDVTAGHPRMIRDLAKKLGKKVQFDIEGADVAVDRDVLARLEAPLNHMLRNAVDHGVELPPERLAAGKSESAHLRLQARHHAGMLEVRIRDDGRGIDPDRIRAKVVEKRLQSAQIAAGLNKAELLEFLFLPGFSTASQVTEVSGRGVGLDVVSQSVREIGGSVRLESQPGQGSEFILSLPITLSVIRALTVRVCGESYAFPLARIERIVKVDAAQLVSVEGRLTFQLEDRSIGLLRADDLFGLPAAAEPATSTIVHVLVLGEFDHPCGLVVDQFLGEQDLVVRKLDPRLGKTPFISSAAIDDEGGAILIMDVEDLLLGIRRGLSEGGVRGLDIASLRRGSAGRKRILVVDDSITVREVERQMLARLGYEVQTAVDGVDGFAQLKAGSFDLLVTDVDMPRMNGIEFVKALRRESRFANLPVAIVSYKDRAEDRAAGMEAGANAYLTKGSFQDQSFIQTIVDLIGEAQS; encoded by the coding sequence ATGAGCTCCTTCGGCGGCTTCGACCTTTTCGAATTGTTCCGCGCCGAGATCGAGACGCACGGGGCGGCGCTCAACGAGGGGCTGCTGCGCCTGGAGAAGAATCCGGCCGACGTCCAGCCGGTTGACGCGCTGATGCGCGCGGCACACTCCATCAAGGGGGCGGCGCGGGTGATCGGCCTGGACCTGGCGGTCGACCTCGCCCATCACATGGAGGATTGCCTGGTCAGCATCCAGAAGAAGAAGGAGGCCTGCACCCCGGAGCGCGTGGAGCAGCTGCTGGGCGGCACGGACATCCTGACCCAGCTTTCCGCGCTCAAGGAGGCGGAGTTGCCCGAGTGGAAGTCGCGCAACGCCGCGGAGATCAACTCCCTGGTGACGGCGCTTTCGGGGGCGGCGCATGCGGCGCCCGTCGCCGAGAAGCCTGCGGCGCCGATGGATGCGGCACCAAAGGACGCGGACAACACCGCAACCAAGGATGCCAAAAACTCCGAGCCCGCCCGGGAATTCGTGGAGTCGACGCCGGTGCCGGCCCCCACGCCGCTGGCCCCGCCGCGGCCGTCGCCGAAATCATCGCAACAACCGCTGCAGACCGTGGAGAAATCCTCCGCCGCCGTCAGCCCCTCCGCCGGCGCGGCCACCGAGGTGCGCACCGTTCGGGTGAACGCGGAGAATCTGGATCGCATGATGCGCCTGGCCGGCGAGAGCATGGTCGAAGGCAAGCGCTTCCCGCAGATTCGCCGCGGCCTGCGCGAGATGAAGTCGCAGCTTCGCTTCGCGCGGGACTCCTTCGAGTCGGCGGTCAAGCGCCGCGACGCCACCGAGATCGCCAACTCCCTCTCGCGCCTGGCGGGCATCGAGGGCAGCCTGACCAAGCACGCCGAGTTCCTCGAAAATGTTTTCCGGCGGACCGAGGAAGTCGGCACCCGCCTCTACCACGAGGTAATCGGCAGCCGGATGCGCCCCTTCGGCGACGTCACCGCGGGCCACCCCCGGATGATCCGCGACCTCGCCAAGAAGCTGGGCAAGAAGGTCCAGTTCGACATCGAGGGCGCCGATGTTGCCGTCGACCGCGACGTGCTGGCGCGCCTGGAGGCGCCGCTGAACCACATGTTGCGCAACGCCGTCGACCACGGCGTGGAGCTTCCCCCCGAGCGCCTGGCGGCGGGCAAGTCCGAGAGCGCGCATCTGCGCCTGCAGGCGCGGCACCACGCAGGCATGCTCGAGGTGCGCATCCGCGACGACGGCCGCGGCATCGACCCGGACCGGATCCGCGCCAAGGTCGTCGAGAAGCGGCTGCAATCCGCCCAGATCGCCGCGGGGTTAAACAAGGCGGAGCTGCTGGAGTTCCTCTTCCTTCCCGGCTTCTCCACTGCATCGCAGGTGACCGAAGTCTCCGGCCGAGGCGTCGGCCTGGACGTCGTCAGCCAGTCGGTGCGCGAGATCGGCGGCTCGGTCCGCCTGGAATCGCAGCCGGGCCAGGGCTCGGAGTTCATCCTTTCGCTGCCGATCACCTTGAGCGTGATCCGCGCCCTGACCGTGCGGGTGTGCGGCGAGAGCTACGCCTTTCCGCTGGCCCGCATCGAGCGCATCGTGAAGGTGGACGCGGCGCAGCTGGTCAGTGTCGAGGGGCGTTTGACCTTCCAACTGGAGGATCGCTCGATCGGGCTGCTTCGCGCCGACGACCTCTTCGGCCTTCCCGCGGCGGCGGAGCCCGCCACCTCGACGATCGTGCACGTGCTGGTGCTGGGCGAGTTCGACCATCCCTGCGGCCTGGTGGTGGACCAGTTCCTGGGCGAGCAGGACCTGGTGGTGCGCAAGCTCGATCCGCGTCTGGGCAAGACCCCCTTCATCAGCTCGGCCGCGATCGACGACGAGGGCGGCGCGATCCTGATCATGGATGTCGAGGACCTGCTGCTGGGGATCCGGCGCGGGCTTTCCGAGGGCGGCGTGCGCGGGCTGGACATCGCCTCGCTGCGGCGCGGCTCGGCGGGGCGCAAGCGCATCCTGGTGGTGGATGACTCCATCACTGTGCGCGAGGTGGAGCGGCAGATGCTGGCGCGGCTGGGCTACGAGGTGCAGACCGCGGTTGATGGCGTCGACGGCTTCGCCCAACTCAAGGCCGGAAGCTTCGACCTGCTGGTGACCGACGTGGACATGCCGCGCATGAATGGGATCGAGTTCGTCAAGGCGCTGCGCCGCGAGAGCCGCTTTGCCAACCTGCCGGTGGCGATCGTCAGTTACAAGGACCGCGCCGAGGATCGCGCCGCCGGCATGGAGGCCGGGGCCAACGCCTACCTCACCAAGGGATCCTTCCAGGATCAGTCCTTCATCCAGACGATCGTGGACCTGATCGGCGAGGCGCAATCATGA
- a CDS encoding SUMF1/EgtB/PvdO family nonheme iron enzyme, giving the protein MAALSASSASDRVPVKVHISGTALEIELLPIQDPAGGDGKPLVLLGKTEVPWELLDAFVFSRDAGSGPAEADAIARPTKPYISMDRGFGHAGFPAISVSEENARQFCVWLSAKTGRKFRLPTVREFQGACAAGSSDAVPLEEIAWFARNSGGRTHRVGTRKAMSNGFHDLKGNAAEWAVGDDGKAVLVGGAYNDKIERVDCSTIRASSPDWNATDPQIPPSRWWLADGSFAGFRVACELPAAALAAPGAAKPADSKPASTK; this is encoded by the coding sequence TTGGCCGCTCTGTCCGCGTCAAGCGCTTCGGACCGCGTCCCGGTGAAGGTTCACATCTCCGGCACGGCGCTGGAGATCGAGCTGCTGCCGATCCAGGATCCCGCCGGCGGCGATGGCAAGCCCTTGGTGCTGCTGGGGAAAACCGAAGTTCCCTGGGAACTGCTTGACGCCTTCGTCTTTTCTCGCGATGCGGGCAGCGGCCCCGCCGAGGCCGACGCGATCGCGCGGCCGACCAAGCCTTACATCTCCATGGACCGCGGCTTCGGCCACGCGGGATTTCCCGCGATCTCGGTCAGCGAGGAGAACGCCCGGCAATTCTGCGTCTGGCTCTCGGCCAAGACGGGACGCAAATTTCGCCTGCCCACGGTGCGCGAGTTTCAGGGGGCCTGCGCGGCGGGCTCAAGCGACGCGGTTCCATTGGAGGAGATCGCCTGGTTCGCGAGGAACTCCGGCGGTCGCACCCATCGCGTCGGCACCCGCAAGGCGATGAGCAACGGCTTCCACGATCTCAAGGGCAACGCCGCGGAATGGGCGGTTGGCGACGACGGCAAGGCGGTCCTGGTGGGCGGGGCTTACAACGACAAAATCGAGCGAGTCGACTGCTCGACGATCCGCGCCTCCAGCCCCGATTGGAACGCCACGGATCCGCAGATCCCGCCCAGCCGATGGTGGCTCGCCGATGGATCCTTCGCGGGATTCCGGGTCGCCTGCGAGCTCCCGGCCGCCGCGCTGGCTGCGCCCGGCGCCGCCAAACCCGCGGATTCCAAACCCGCTTCGACGAAATAG
- a CDS encoding Gfo/Idh/MocA family oxidoreductase: MEPNYPRRHFIQTAALAGAAAMAAPVLGRAFAQAAGSDKIKVALIGCGGRGTGAASQALKADPGVVLWAMADTFPDRIETALEELKKRPEGSRVDVPPDRRFTGFDAGQKACATDADVVILATAPYFRPMHLRAAVDAGKNIFCEKPMFTDAAGARAVVQCIEDARAKKLQFMSGFCWRYSLPERETFTRILGGDIGEVLAMHSDYLTSPLGIQPRKSGWSDMEFQLRNWQHHVWLSGDILVEQAVHSVDKINWAFGNQPPTRCTAIGSRGVRENIPERGDVYDNFAVVYEWPRNRRATLVCRQQPDCYNENVDTVLGSKGSAFINGWGPTHEIIGEHPWSYPPDGPNPNMYQTEHDEFYKALRSGKRIDDGGFVVNSCRMALMGRMAAYSGQEVTWDQVVNSQEKLGPEKLDMNSAPPPPMIRVPGKTKLT; encoded by the coding sequence ATGGAACCCAACTATCCCCGCCGACACTTCATCCAGACCGCGGCGCTCGCCGGAGCGGCCGCGATGGCCGCGCCCGTCCTTGGCCGTGCCTTCGCGCAGGCCGCGGGCAGCGACAAGATCAAGGTGGCGCTCATCGGCTGCGGCGGGCGCGGCACCGGCGCCGCCTCGCAGGCCCTCAAGGCGGACCCCGGCGTCGTGCTCTGGGCCATGGCCGACACCTTTCCCGACCGCATCGAAACCGCGCTGGAGGAATTGAAAAAGCGGCCCGAGGGCTCGCGCGTCGATGTGCCGCCGGATCGGCGCTTCACCGGCTTCGACGCGGGGCAGAAGGCCTGCGCCACCGACGCCGACGTGGTGATCCTGGCCACGGCCCCATACTTCCGCCCGATGCACCTTCGCGCCGCGGTCGACGCGGGCAAGAACATCTTCTGCGAGAAGCCCATGTTCACCGACGCCGCCGGCGCCCGCGCCGTCGTGCAATGCATCGAGGACGCCCGCGCCAAGAAGCTGCAGTTCATGAGCGGATTCTGCTGGCGCTACTCACTGCCGGAGCGCGAGACCTTCACCCGCATCCTGGGCGGCGACATCGGCGAAGTCCTGGCCATGCACAGCGACTATCTCACCAGTCCGCTGGGCATCCAGCCGCGCAAGAGCGGATGGAGCGACATGGAGTTCCAGCTGCGCAACTGGCAGCACCACGTCTGGCTCTCGGGGGACATCCTGGTGGAGCAGGCGGTCCACAGCGTCGACAAGATCAACTGGGCCTTCGGCAACCAGCCGCCCACGCGCTGCACCGCCATCGGCAGCCGCGGGGTGCGCGAAAATATTCCCGAGCGCGGCGACGTCTACGACAACTTCGCGGTGGTCTACGAGTGGCCGCGCAACCGCCGCGCCACCCTGGTCTGCCGCCAGCAGCCCGACTGCTACAACGAGAACGTCGACACCGTGCTGGGCAGCAAGGGCAGCGCGTTCATTAATGGGTGGGGGCCGACGCATGAAATCATCGGCGAGCATCCCTGGTCCTATCCGCCGGACGGGCCCAATCCCAACATGTATCAGACTGAGCACGACGAGTTCTACAAGGCGCTGCGCAGCGGCAAGCGCATCGACGATGGCGGCTTCGTGGTCAACTCCTGCCGCATGGCGCTCATGGGACGTATGGCGGCCTACTCGGGACAGGAAGTGACCTGGGATCAGGTGGTCAACAGCCAGGAAAAACTTGGGCCGGAGAAGCTGGACATGAACAGCGCGCCGCCGCCGCCGATGATCCGGGTTCCCGGGAAAACCAAACTGACCTAG
- a CDS encoding chemotaxis protein CheW, whose amino-acid sequence MSHDPTDQPVSAADGLTRLLARPIGIEGLAENTAALSLKRQHSLREEGTILLFRIGGERFALPAASVLNVFPVAAVRKVPHRTRPPFRGLCCHEGAILLTGMLHVVLDMPADETGDAKLRRMIVIGSEESAWAFEVDAVECIRRVDPAQFRHAPATIPRNATSCTTALIPMEDGDAALLDPDAIRSTMERSIQ is encoded by the coding sequence GTGAGCCATGACCCAACCGATCAACCCGTGAGCGCCGCGGACGGACTGACCCGCCTGCTGGCGCGGCCGATCGGCATCGAGGGGCTCGCCGAGAACACCGCGGCGCTTTCGCTGAAGCGGCAGCACTCGCTCCGCGAGGAAGGCACGATCCTGCTTTTTCGAATCGGCGGCGAGCGCTTCGCGCTGCCGGCCGCCAGCGTTCTCAATGTCTTTCCCGTCGCCGCCGTGCGCAAGGTGCCACATCGAACTAGACCCCCCTTTCGCGGCCTCTGCTGCCATGAGGGGGCGATTTTGCTGACCGGCATGCTGCACGTGGTTCTGGACATGCCCGCCGACGAAACCGGCGACGCCAAGCTGCGCCGGATGATCGTGATCGGCAGCGAGGAGTCCGCCTGGGCCTTCGAGGTGGACGCGGTGGAGTGCATCCGCCGGGTCGATCCCGCTCAGTTCCGCCACGCGCCGGCGACGATTCCGAGGAACGCCACCTCCTGCACCACCGCCCTGATTCCAATGGAGGATGGGGACGCCGCACTGCTGGATCCCGACGCGATCCGCTCCACCATGGAGCGCTCCATCCAATGA
- a CDS encoding chemotaxis protein CheW — protein sequence MRSLLWSVQNRLFAVDLRHVREVCPVVSAHPLPAGPPCLLGLFDYHGALIPLLDAGILTGLEAVKPQLGSRTLLIEALLDNDPESAGVSIFGLRVEQTLGLRDLDAGGAWNPEGGLPGFGHLREVLNAPDGRVQVFDCPSVAREHRHLLQGAGALAATPERRLAP from the coding sequence ATGCGCTCCCTGCTGTGGTCGGTTCAGAACAGGCTCTTCGCGGTCGATCTGCGGCATGTGCGCGAGGTCTGCCCGGTGGTCTCGGCGCATCCGCTGCCCGCGGGCCCGCCCTGTCTGCTGGGCCTCTTCGACTACCACGGCGCCCTGATCCCGCTGCTGGACGCCGGCATTCTCACCGGGCTGGAAGCGGTCAAACCGCAATTGGGATCGCGCACGCTGCTGATCGAGGCGCTGCTGGACAATGACCCCGAGAGCGCGGGCGTTTCGATCTTCGGCCTGCGCGTGGAGCAGACGCTGGGGCTGCGCGACCTGGACGCGGGCGGCGCGTGGAATCCGGAGGGCGGCCTGCCCGGCTTCGGTCACCTGCGCGAGGTGCTCAACGCCCCCGATGGGCGCGTGCAGGTTTTCGATTGCCCGAGCGTGGCCCGAGAGCACCGCCATCTGCTGCAAGGCGCCGGCGCCCTGGCCGCAACCCCCGAACGACGGCTGGCCCCGTGA